A portion of the Corynebacterium occultum genome contains these proteins:
- the galE gene encoding UDP-glucose 4-epimerase GalE, whose amino-acid sequence MKLLVTGGAGYVGSVCAAVLVEHGHEVIIIDDLSTGNREAIPAEAELVEGSVREKAAEVLGRGGIEGVIHFAARSLVGESVLKPEIYWQDNVLGSLALLDAMRENGVPNLVFSSTAATYGEPEQVPITEDMPTAPTNPYGATKLAIDHAITSYAHAHGIGATSLRYFNVAGAYGSIGENREVETHLIPLVLQVALGHREKIFIFGDDWPTADGTPVRDYIHIRDLADAHVLALETNQPGTHRIYNLGSGDGYSVREVIEMCRKVTGHPIPAEITERRAGDPATLIASSEKIKHELGWNPTRTDLATVVQDAWNFSRELGDRAHSAARVR is encoded by the coding sequence GTGAAACTCCTGGTCACCGGTGGAGCTGGTTATGTCGGCAGCGTCTGCGCCGCCGTACTCGTCGAACACGGTCATGAGGTCATCATCATTGACGACCTCAGCACCGGAAACCGGGAGGCGATCCCGGCCGAGGCAGAACTCGTCGAAGGTAGTGTCCGGGAAAAGGCGGCCGAGGTCCTCGGCCGCGGTGGAATTGAGGGCGTGATCCACTTTGCCGCCCGTTCCCTGGTCGGTGAATCAGTGCTCAAGCCGGAAATCTACTGGCAGGACAATGTGCTCGGTTCGCTGGCTCTGCTTGATGCCATGCGTGAGAATGGGGTGCCCAACCTGGTGTTCTCCTCCACCGCCGCCACCTATGGCGAGCCGGAGCAGGTGCCGATCACCGAGGACATGCCCACCGCACCCACCAACCCCTACGGTGCCACCAAGCTGGCCATCGACCACGCCATCACCTCCTACGCCCATGCCCATGGGATCGGCGCCACCAGTCTGCGCTACTTCAATGTGGCCGGCGCCTATGGCTCCATCGGTGAGAACCGCGAGGTCGAGACCCACCTGATTCCGCTGGTGCTCCAGGTTGCCCTGGGCCACCGCGAGAAGATCTTCATTTTCGGGGATGACTGGCCCACAGCCGACGGCACCCCGGTCCGGGACTATATCCACATCCGGGACCTGGCTGACGCCCATGTCCTGGCCCTGGAGACCAACCAGCCGGGCACCCACCGGATCTACAACCTGGGTTCCGGTGACGGCTACAGCGTTCGCGAGGTGATCGAGATGTGCCGCAAGGTCACCGGGCACCCCATCCCGGCGGAGATCACCGAACGTCGTGCCGGCGACCCGGCCACTCTGATCGCCTCCTCCGAGAAGATCAAGCACGAGCTGGGCTGGAACCCCACGCGCACTGACCTGGCCACTGTGGTTCAGGATGCCTGGAATTTCAGCCGAGAGCTGGGGGATCGCGCCCACTCCGCGGCCCGGGTCCGGTAG
- a CDS encoding DUF4192 domain-containing protein, which translates to MTSTLTQCTPAELLANLPGILGFFPRESLVLTTFNQVPNSRRYLLGPVMRLDLGDTQALEEVGQVLSREEPDLVFGFLISTAEVEVVEDMARDIFERSNRGLFDINACWTTREVLTGEPYQLVFGPGEEELSQILRNNDDWRNGRISPVSTAIAMEPLLRNGQLPELNRDDAFDYFNRFNPLFDAAEAAALESFAARHAADLCERIQQEVESGESEALGAIIADFALILEENEETGADVETLMATEEQLLTVAIYLSESLLRDAVLGVGLKYRRSSLALALAVARTFGGTIRANALSFYAVVAIGAQLSMQAVPALLAAQKEVPGHTLSAFLLDGAQVGAHDAILEATRRGSELVADKYRVPETLRMKFTGTDEPETDGGEGLAAS; encoded by the coding sequence ATGACATCCACACTGACGCAGTGCACACCTGCAGAACTCCTGGCCAACCTCCCCGGCATCCTCGGTTTCTTCCCTCGTGAATCCCTGGTTCTGACCACCTTCAACCAGGTCCCGAATTCCCGCCGTTACCTGCTTGGCCCGGTGATGCGACTGGACCTCGGTGACACCCAGGCACTGGAAGAGGTGGGACAGGTGCTCTCCCGTGAGGAACCCGATCTGGTCTTCGGTTTCCTCATCTCCACCGCGGAGGTCGAAGTGGTCGAGGACATGGCCCGGGACATCTTCGAGCGCAGCAACCGCGGACTCTTCGACATCAACGCCTGCTGGACCACCCGAGAGGTGCTCACCGGAGAGCCTTATCAACTGGTATTCGGCCCTGGGGAGGAGGAGCTCAGCCAGATTCTGAGGAATAATGATGACTGGCGAAATGGCCGCATCTCCCCGGTGTCCACCGCCATCGCCATGGAACCCCTGTTGCGTAACGGCCAGCTGCCCGAGCTCAACCGTGATGATGCCTTCGACTACTTCAACCGTTTCAACCCGCTTTTCGACGCCGCGGAAGCAGCCGCCCTGGAATCCTTTGCGGCCCGCCATGCCGCCGATCTCTGCGAACGCATCCAGCAGGAGGTGGAGAGCGGGGAAAGCGAAGCCCTGGGAGCCATCATCGCTGACTTCGCGCTGATCCTCGAGGAAAATGAGGAGACCGGCGCAGATGTTGAAACCCTCATGGCGACCGAGGAGCAACTGCTCACCGTCGCCATCTACCTCTCTGAGAGTCTGCTGCGTGATGCGGTGCTGGGGGTGGGGCTCAAGTACCGGCGATCCTCTCTGGCACTCGCCCTGGCGGTGGCGCGCACCTTCGGCGGCACCATTCGGGCGAATGCCCTTTCCTTCTATGCTGTGGTGGCGATAGGCGCTCAACTGTCCATGCAGGCGGTGCCGGCCCTGCTGGCTGCACAGAAGGAGGTCCCCGGGCATACTCTCAGTGCATTCCTGCTTGATGGGGCGCAGGTGGGGGCCCATGACGCCATCCTGGAGGCCACCCGCCGTGGCAGTGAGCTGGTGGCCGATAAGTATCGGGTTCCCGAGACGCTCCGGATGAAATTCACCGGGACCGATGAACCAGAGACGGATGGTGGGGAGGGACTCGCCGCCAGCTGA
- a CDS encoding PAC2 family protein — translation MSENSRRMYELEYPSPEVVSQDQKGPTLVIALQGYADAGHAVDASSRHLLAALDNRLIASFNNDELIDYRSRRPSVTIDVDHISAAEKLHLNMSVLRDGEGKSFLLLSGPEPDLRWEAFTEAVVGLVEKFNVEQTICLYSAPMTVPHTRPLMVSAHGNNKELVGKLFKFDTQMTVPGSASLHIERELHRRGLNVAGYTAHVPHYLAASPYPDATLKLLEAVASTAGLQLPLLALEADARRVATQLVEQVEDSGEIQQIVHALERQYDEEFERYRRNHPQAALPGDQDMPSGEELGAQFEQFLAGLDDAMPQSGSPTAGPEVSGPEVEQQWKSVDEEDNAPEDSSDSSGEPDADPKSEEEEN, via the coding sequence ATGTCGGAGAATTCTCGCCGCATGTACGAGCTGGAGTACCCGTCACCGGAGGTGGTGAGTCAGGATCAGAAGGGGCCGACCCTGGTGATCGCCCTGCAGGGTTACGCCGATGCCGGTCACGCAGTTGATGCCAGCTCGCGCCACCTTCTGGCGGCGCTGGACAACCGTCTCATCGCATCCTTTAATAATGATGAGCTGATCGATTACCGTTCCCGCCGTCCTTCGGTCACCATTGATGTTGACCATATCTCCGCCGCGGAGAAGCTGCACCTGAACATGAGCGTGCTGCGTGATGGGGAGGGCAAGTCCTTCCTGCTGCTGTCTGGCCCGGAGCCGGATCTGCGTTGGGAGGCCTTCACCGAGGCGGTGGTGGGACTGGTGGAGAAATTCAATGTGGAACAGACCATCTGCCTCTACTCCGCCCCGATGACGGTGCCGCACACCCGCCCGCTGATGGTCTCCGCCCACGGCAACAACAAGGAGCTGGTGGGCAAACTCTTCAAATTCGACACCCAGATGACGGTTCCGGGTTCCGCTTCCCTGCATATTGAGCGTGAGCTGCACCGCCGGGGACTGAATGTCGCCGGTTACACCGCCCATGTGCCGCACTATCTGGCGGCCTCCCCTTACCCGGATGCCACCCTCAAGCTGTTGGAGGCAGTGGCTAGCACCGCCGGCCTGCAGTTACCGCTGCTGGCGCTGGAGGCAGATGCCCGGCGCGTTGCCACCCAGTTGGTGGAGCAGGTTGAGGACAGCGGGGAGATCCAGCAGATCGTTCATGCCCTGGAACGGCAGTATGACGAAGAGTTCGAGCGCTACCGCCGCAATCACCCCCAGGCAGCGCTACCCGGTGACCAGGATATGCCCAGCGGTGAGGAACTCGGTGCCCAGTTCGAGCAGTTCCTGGCTGGGCTTGACGACGCCATGCCCCAGTCCGGCTCCCCTACTGCCGGGCCTGAGGTTTCAGGCCCGGAGGTGGAGCAACAGTGGAAGAGCGTCGATGAGGAGGACAATGCGCCTGAAGATTCCTCCGATTCCTCGGGTGAGCCGGACGCTGATCCGAAGTCGGAGGAAGAAGAAAACTAA